From the Candidatus Peregrinibacteria bacterium genome, one window contains:
- a CDS encoding NAD+ synthase, which yields MIFYSSKMTDALVYTLAKNLREFFRKSGKIKAVVGISGGVDSAVTAAIGSLALGKENIFALRMPHHHFSSSENLEDARKVCETLQLECQEIDIAPFCEQFFDLNFATKVMTRGNIMARVRMTLLYAAANEQDALVLGTGNKTEILTGFFTKHGDGAVDIEVIGECWKTEVFQMAKTLDLPEQVFTKPPTAELFHGHTDEAELGISYSELDAILQKMEGITSFTPQSPQEELVMNITKRTEHKRGGTPTLSRRV from the coding sequence ATGATTTTTTATTCCTCAAAAATGACTGATGCTCTTGTCTATACTCTTGCCAAAAATCTCCGAGAATTCTTTCGAAAATCGGGAAAAATAAAAGCAGTTGTTGGTATTTCCGGCGGAGTCGATTCGGCAGTAACCGCCGCCATTGGTTCTTTAGCACTTGGAAAAGAGAATATTTTTGCGCTTCGAATGCCACACCACCATTTTTCTTCTTCAGAAAATCTAGAAGATGCTCGTAAGGTATGCGAAACATTGCAACTTGAGTGTCAGGAAATTGATATTGCACCATTTTGCGAACAATTTTTCGATCTCAATTTTGCCACCAAAGTGATGACACGAGGAAATATTATGGCGCGTGTACGTATGACTCTTCTCTATGCGGCGGCAAATGAACAAGATGCACTCGTTCTCGGAACGGGAAACAAGACAGAAATTCTCACGGGATTTTTTACAAAACACGGAGATGGAGCAGTGGATATAGAGGTAATTGGTGAATGCTGGAAAACAGAAGTCTTTCAGATGGCAAAAACACTCGACCTTCCAGAACAAGTATTTACAAAACCTCCTACAGCAGAGCTCTTTCATGGACATACAGACGAGGCAGAGCTTGGTATTTCCTATAGCGAACTCGATGCAATTCTCCAAAAAATGGAAGGAATCACCTCATTTACGCCACAATCTCCACAGGAAGAGCTCGTAATGAATATTACTAAAAGAACAGAACATAAGCGTGGAGGAACTCCCACTCTCTCCCGAAGAGTATAA
- a CDS encoding DUF11 domain-containing protein → MFSLHGYLLKIVFLFILFGAPFSVALADADLYVQKIIANTLAEEGIHQGEYVEYLVTYRNNGSETAKNVLLEDYYGGTTDFYEFRIPKNCTDTGKKITCQLGDVEPGIDKNIQYAARVSVGARPGFATSYVSLTSPTPDRDIYDNRTSVRFRVLLSEKSGMFSFQDAQEDFQDSSKNAFVNVQAVSDAISAADFQKDTLLIDIRPDENLFIGPAVMPKDSSSSKKAEKNTPLQEWDNIQNETSSSEVAKTTIPVVLASSETLSPKTGMSNMVTFALGLFSLFFGATFLLARRKSIVEV, encoded by the coding sequence GCACCATTTTCTGTTGCTCTTGCTGATGCCGATCTCTATGTTCAAAAAATAATAGCGAACACTCTTGCCGAAGAAGGTATTCACCAAGGAGAGTATGTGGAGTATTTGGTGACGTATCGAAACAATGGCTCAGAAACCGCCAAAAATGTTCTTCTCGAAGACTATTATGGAGGCACAACTGATTTTTATGAATTTCGTATTCCAAAAAATTGTACTGATACGGGGAAAAAAATAACGTGTCAACTTGGAGATGTTGAACCAGGAATAGACAAGAATATTCAATATGCTGCTCGTGTTTCTGTGGGTGCACGACCAGGGTTTGCGACGAGCTATGTGAGTCTTACTTCTCCTACCCCCGACAGAGACATATATGATAATCGAACAAGTGTTCGTTTTCGTGTGTTGCTCTCAGAAAAATCGGGGATGTTTTCGTTTCAAGATGCTCAGGAAGATTTTCAAGATTCTTCAAAAAATGCTTTTGTGAACGTTCAAGCGGTATCCGATGCTATTTCTGCTGCTGATTTTCAAAAAGATACGCTTCTTATTGATATTCGTCCCGATGAAAATCTTTTTATTGGTCCTGCCGTAATGCCAAAAGATTCCTCATCTTCAAAAAAAGCAGAAAAAAATACTCCTCTTCAGGAGTGGGATAATATTCAGAACGAAACTTCCTCTTCTGAAGTAGCGAAAACCACTATTCCTGTAGTTCTTGCTTCATCAGAAACATTATCGCCTAAAACCGGAATGTCAAATATGGTTACCTTTGCGTTGGGACTCTTCTCTCTCTTCTTTGGTGCTACATTTTTGCTGGCACGGAGAAAGAGTATTGTAGAGGTGTAA